In a single window of the Orbaceae bacterium lpD04 genome:
- a CDS encoding DUF6506 family protein gives MSDIFKAAFIFVAPAADSKKHMSWVKTDKVHVKMVAVHDYHQGCMIIDDLCLEGIKAIELCAGFGYLGVASIVKAVDGRMHVGVVRFDRHPCLDNLSGDTLFMSSSES, from the coding sequence ATGTCTGATATTTTTAAAGCCGCCTTTATTTTTGTTGCGCCGGCTGCTGACTCTAAAAAGCACATGTCTTGGGTAAAGACAGACAAGGTTCATGTTAAAATGGTCGCAGTGCATGATTATCATCAAGGCTGTATGATAATTGATGATTTATGTCTCGAAGGTATCAAAGCAATAGAGTTATGTGCAGGATTCGGTTATTTGGGGGTTGCTAGCATAGTGAAGGCTGTCGACGGACGGATGCATGTTGGTGTTGTACGTTTTGATCGTCATCCTTGCTTGGATAACCTCAGCGGTGATACACTGTTCATGTCATCTTCTGAATCTTAA
- a CDS encoding DNA topoisomerase III yields the protein MSQISTNGYKLFIAEKPSLARAVADVLPKPHQKGDGFIRVGNGDIVSWCIGHLLEQAPPDSYNERYKKWQISDLPIIPQSWVLLPKNSTQKQFNVLVGLIGKATEIVHVGDPDREGQLLIDEVLNYCKIPNDKLRLVKRCLISDLNASAVEKSLNNLRDNYDFVPLSTSALARARADWLYGINMSRLCTIKGQNRGYKGVLSIGRVQTPILGLVVRRDLDIENFVSKPFYEVFAIIQTKHQETFKAKWQPSEACAPYQDEEGRLLIKALAENVCERIKNQPAFIENVSNKKKELAPPMPFNLSALQIEMAKKLGLSAQDVLDTCQSLYEKHKLITYPRSDSRFLPEEHLQQIDGIIAAISNNCTNLQDAILNADLKIRTKVWNDKKVEAHHAIIPTLRKADTTRLNHNEFAVYTMVATQYLAQFYPNYRYAELQIDVDIVGGKFIAKANQMLAEGWKVLFKNTQNVNAEESEPLLTKLVKKGEQALCIDAELISKETSPPKPFSDATLLSAMTGIARFVNDPEIKKILRETDGLGTEATRAGIIELLFKREFLTRQGKTIRSTEIGRQLINMLPTVMTVPDMTAHWESQLDAISQKSFSYHQFMGELTQSIYQLIEKLTNIRFNR from the coding sequence ATGAGTCAGATTTCTACTAATGGTTATAAATTATTCATTGCTGAAAAGCCAAGCTTAGCAAGAGCGGTTGCCGATGTGTTACCCAAACCGCACCAAAAAGGTGACGGTTTTATTCGTGTCGGTAATGGCGATATTGTCAGTTGGTGTATCGGTCACTTACTCGAACAAGCCCCACCAGATAGTTATAATGAGCGCTATAAAAAATGGCAAATTAGCGATCTACCTATTATTCCTCAAAGCTGGGTATTATTACCTAAAAACAGTACCCAAAAGCAGTTTAATGTTTTAGTTGGTTTAATCGGTAAGGCAACTGAAATTGTACATGTAGGCGATCCCGATCGTGAAGGCCAATTACTGATTGATGAAGTGCTAAACTACTGCAAAATCCCAAACGATAAACTTCGTCTAGTTAAGCGCTGTTTAATTAGTGATCTTAATGCTTCTGCCGTTGAAAAATCACTCAATAATTTACGTGATAATTATGATTTTGTTCCGCTATCAACCTCAGCTTTAGCAAGAGCAAGAGCCGATTGGCTTTACGGCATTAATATGAGCCGATTATGTACGATAAAAGGTCAAAATCGGGGTTATAAAGGCGTGCTATCAATCGGCCGAGTACAAACGCCGATACTTGGTTTAGTCGTTAGGCGAGATCTCGATATTGAAAATTTTGTCAGTAAACCGTTCTATGAAGTTTTTGCCATCATTCAAACTAAGCATCAAGAAACCTTTAAAGCAAAATGGCAACCAAGCGAAGCATGCGCACCTTATCAAGATGAAGAAGGCCGGCTTTTAATTAAAGCATTAGCCGAAAATGTTTGTGAGCGCATCAAAAACCAGCCAGCATTCATTGAAAACGTCAGCAATAAAAAGAAAGAATTAGCGCCGCCGATGCCATTTAATTTATCGGCATTGCAAATTGAAATGGCCAAAAAACTTGGTTTAAGTGCGCAAGATGTATTAGATACATGCCAGTCATTATATGAAAAACATAAATTAATCACCTATCCTCGTTCTGATAGCCGCTTTTTACCTGAAGAGCATCTACAGCAAATTGATGGCATAATAGCCGCAATTAGCAATAATTGCACCAACTTACAAGATGCGATTTTAAATGCAGATTTAAAGATTAGAACTAAGGTCTGGAATGATAAAAAAGTTGAAGCGCATCATGCCATTATTCCAACACTAAGAAAAGCAGATACCACGCGCTTAAACCATAATGAATTTGCTGTTTACACCATGGTTGCAACTCAATATTTAGCCCAGTTTTACCCGAATTATCGTTACGCTGAGCTGCAAATTGATGTCGATATTGTCGGTGGTAAATTTATCGCTAAAGCGAATCAAATGTTAGCTGAGGGCTGGAAAGTATTATTTAAAAATACTCAAAATGTTAATGCAGAAGAGTCGGAGCCATTACTGACTAAACTAGTTAAAAAAGGTGAGCAAGCATTATGTATTGATGCTGAGCTAATTAGTAAAGAAACCTCACCCCCTAAGCCGTTTAGTGATGCAACACTACTATCGGCAATGACGGGAATTGCGCGCTTTGTGAATGATCCTGAAATCAAAAAAATCTTAAGGGAAACCGATGGCTTAGGCACCGAAGCAACGCGCGCAGGAATTATTGAGTTACTGTTTAAACGTGAGTTTTTAACGCGCCAAGGTAAAACTATTCGCTCAACTGAAATCGGGCGGCAATTAATTAATATGCTACCAACGGTTATGACCGTACCGGATATGACTGCCCACTGGGAATCCCAGCTTGACGCAATTAGCCAAAAGTCATTTAGCTATCATCAGTTTATGGGGGAATTAACCCAGTCCATTTATCAGTTAATTGAAAAACTTACTAATATCCGTTTTAACCGTTAA
- a CDS encoding GNAT family N-acetyltransferase codes for MVIYDVQDRASIAQLFLSCDKTFIQSYFQGYMGKGYVDDLNNPKSALIIIGEFYFFAGTENYHLASFKPSSYHSNFAIMVPPNQQWATLIEKIYASNAQKITRYAFKNNTLFDINKLEKIVLQLPSEYQLKLIDNTLYQQILLSDWGKDLCANFKSYKEFKLRGIGVVALKNDIIVAGASSYAAYKNGIEIEVDTKETERRKGLALICSAKLIMTCLDKNIYPNWDAHNEASLNLAQKLGYHLDKNYFAYIIGYCCL; via the coding sequence ATGGTTATTTATGATGTACAAGATAGGGCATCGATTGCGCAATTATTCCTAAGTTGTGATAAGACGTTTATACAATCGTACTTTCAAGGTTATATGGGAAAGGGCTATGTCGATGATTTAAATAACCCTAAGTCGGCTTTAATTATTATTGGTGAATTCTATTTTTTTGCCGGTACTGAAAATTACCACTTAGCCAGTTTTAAGCCCAGTTCCTACCACAGTAATTTCGCTATAATGGTGCCGCCTAATCAACAATGGGCAACGCTTATTGAAAAAATATATGCGAGCAACGCCCAAAAAATAACCCGTTATGCTTTTAAAAATAACACATTATTTGATATTAATAAGCTTGAAAAAATCGTTTTACAGCTACCGTCAGAGTATCAATTAAAACTCATCGATAACACATTATATCAGCAAATATTACTCTCTGACTGGGGCAAAGATCTTTGTGCTAATTTTAAATCTTACAAAGAATTTAAACTGCGAGGTATTGGTGTAGTTGCACTAAAAAATGATATAATTGTTGCCGGAGCATCATCTTACGCAGCCTATAAAAACGGTATTGAGATTGAAGTCGATACAAAAGAAACGGAAAGGCGTAAGGGGTTAGCGTTAATTTGTAGTGCAAAATTGATAATGACATGTTTAGATAAAAATATTTATCCAAACTGGGATGCTCACAACGAGGCTTCGCTTAATTTAGCTCAAAAACTTGGTTATCATTTAGATAAAAACTATTTTGCATATATTATTGGTTATTGTTGTTTATGA
- the zntB gene encoding zinc transporter ZntB, protein MNELNQTVAPNHDSTTVPAILPIKNSLLLSCAPIYSCQLDGKGKSIAIAPDGQATVKQPCWLHLDFTNPQTIDWVNSTQLLSDLAKEELLKPIQIAKEARFDSGILVVLKGVNITPNALPDPIVTFRFYITDNLIISTRHQQIDAIAFLKENLDKGIGPVDVADWLIQISQLISDQVNISFDNVHNNIIRLEDNALNQRTFSYKEIGRVRKQLIVLRRLLSPQRDIFVRISTERISWIDDNDRQHLHDISNQQSHYISDIDSCLLRLGSLMEQINGFLAESTNKRIYLMTLVTLIFMPLTFLTSLLGVNLAGIPFSEAKWSFGAFVIIIIAVCIGSIIWLKSKKWM, encoded by the coding sequence ATGAATGAGTTAAACCAAACTGTAGCGCCAAACCATGATAGTACAACTGTGCCGGCTATTTTGCCGATAAAAAATAGTTTACTTTTATCTTGCGCCCCCATATACAGTTGCCAATTAGATGGCAAAGGAAAGTCGATAGCAATTGCGCCTGATGGACAAGCAACAGTAAAACAACCTTGCTGGCTACATTTGGATTTTACCAACCCACAAACCATTGATTGGGTAAACTCAACTCAATTGCTATCTGACCTGGCTAAAGAAGAATTACTAAAACCAATTCAAATAGCTAAAGAGGCGCGGTTTGATAGTGGTATTTTAGTGGTATTAAAAGGGGTTAATATAACGCCAAACGCATTACCTGATCCAATTGTCACATTTCGTTTTTACATTACTGATAATTTAATTATTTCAACTCGTCACCAACAAATTGATGCCATCGCTTTCTTAAAGGAAAACTTAGATAAAGGAATTGGCCCTGTTGATGTGGCTGATTGGCTGATTCAAATTTCTCAATTAATTAGTGATCAAGTTAATATATCATTTGATAATGTACATAATAATATTATTAGGCTTGAAGATAATGCACTAAATCAACGCACTTTTTCTTATAAAGAAATTGGCCGAGTTCGTAAACAGTTGATTGTTTTACGGCGACTATTATCCCCACAACGAGATATTTTTGTTCGCATCTCAACTGAGCGAATATCATGGATTGATGATAATGATCGGCAACATTTGCATGATATATCTAATCAGCAAAGTCATTACATTAGTGACATTGATAGCTGCTTATTAAGGCTGGGTTCATTAATGGAGCAAATCAACGGATTTTTAGCCGAATCAACCAATAAACGTATTTATTTAATGACCTTAGTTACGCTTATTTTTATGCCACTGACTTTTTTAACTAGCTTACTTGGGGTAAATTTAGCTGGCATTCCATTTAGTGAAGCAAAATGGTCATTTGGAGCCTTCGTTATTATCATTATTGCGGTATGTATTGGTTCAATTATTTGGTTAAAGTCTAAAAAATGGATGTAA
- the ligB gene encoding NAD-dependent DNA ligase LigB: MQKIVLIILLLANMGWANCPNFTTYQAEKELLSLESQIAIWDNAYFINGHSLIPDEVYDQVLNRYQQLLICFPNYQQTDFSQQVIINHKIIHPVVHTGVKKLTSIDAIKNWMVNKTDLWLQPKIDGVAVTLIYEHGILVSAISRGNGSYGENWTEKVKLMPMVPQKIITLTPQVLLQGELFWLVENHIQKQHGSNNYRSKVAGALMEKLPNHEKLSQIRFWVWEWPAGPPMMTQRLTELKQMGFNYGVDDTTAISTFLQAQAIREQLFNSPLNYPTDGIIIREGKRPAGQYWQVKEPYWIIAWKYPIQEKLTVVKDIQFSVGRTGKISTIIYIEPITIDSKKITRLYLGSINQLIKTDIAIGDSIAVKLSGQSIPQLKSIVWRAFDRKKQLLPDEKVYTFMTCFTYSKACHQQFLARLAWLSGKQGFNFNHIGQATWLKLVNEGKVTSVISWLELELNDFANIPSISEQQANNLFAQFQLAKQSSFVLWLAALGITDLPPTINQYCWQDIVLWSIDEWQTKTNISLSKAKKYRLLVNSEQINKLQKTLARQKVSGFF; the protein is encoded by the coding sequence ATGCAAAAAATTGTGCTGATAATTTTATTACTAGCTAATATGGGGTGGGCGAATTGCCCAAATTTTACTACCTACCAAGCCGAAAAAGAGCTACTTTCACTCGAAAGTCAAATTGCGATTTGGGATAATGCCTATTTTATTAACGGACATTCATTAATTCCTGATGAAGTCTATGATCAAGTGCTAAATCGTTACCAACAGTTGCTTATTTGTTTTCCAAATTATCAACAAACTGATTTTAGTCAGCAAGTGATAATCAACCATAAAATTATTCATCCAGTTGTTCATACTGGCGTAAAAAAACTAACATCAATCGATGCAATAAAAAACTGGATGGTAAATAAAACGGATCTTTGGTTGCAGCCTAAAATAGATGGCGTTGCGGTGACACTCATCTATGAACATGGCATATTAGTTTCAGCAATTAGCCGCGGAAACGGTAGCTATGGTGAAAACTGGACCGAAAAAGTCAAATTAATGCCCATGGTACCTCAAAAAATAATAACTCTCACGCCACAGGTTTTATTACAAGGCGAGCTATTTTGGCTGGTTGAAAACCATATACAAAAGCAGCATGGCAGCAATAACTATCGTTCAAAAGTTGCTGGCGCTTTAATGGAAAAATTACCAAATCACGAAAAATTAAGCCAAATTCGATTTTGGGTATGGGAATGGCCAGCTGGGCCACCAATGATGACGCAGCGCTTAACAGAGTTAAAACAGATGGGATTTAATTATGGGGTTGATGATACAACAGCCATTAGCACTTTTTTGCAGGCACAGGCAATTCGTGAACAATTATTTAACTCCCCGCTTAATTATCCCACCGACGGTATTATTATTCGCGAAGGCAAAAGGCCAGCAGGGCAATATTGGCAGGTTAAAGAACCGTATTGGATTATCGCTTGGAAATACCCAATACAAGAAAAACTAACCGTCGTTAAAGATATTCAATTTTCTGTTGGCCGAACCGGTAAAATATCAACAATTATTTATATTGAACCCATTACCATTGATAGTAAAAAAATAACCCGTTTATACCTCGGTTCAATTAATCAACTTATCAAAACTGATATTGCTATTGGTGATAGCATTGCCGTTAAATTATCAGGGCAGAGTATTCCACAGTTAAAATCAATTGTTTGGCGCGCATTCGATCGTAAAAAGCAGCTATTACCTGATGAAAAAGTTTATACATTTATGACATGCTTTACATATAGTAAGGCTTGTCATCAACAGTTTTTAGCGCGCCTGGCTTGGTTGAGTGGTAAACAGGGTTTCAATTTTAATCATATCGGCCAAGCAACTTGGTTAAAGTTGGTAAATGAAGGCAAAGTCACCTCGGTGATTAGCTGGTTAGAACTAGAACTTAATGACTTTGCTAATATTCCAAGTATTAGTGAGCAACAGGCCAATAATCTCTTTGCCCAGTTTCAATTAGCTAAACAATCATCATTTGTTCTATGGCTAGCAGCATTAGGCATAACCGATTTACCACCAACAATTAATCAATATTGCTGGCAAGACATCGTCTTATGGAGCATTGATGAATGGCAAACCAAAACAAATATATCTTTATCTAAAGCAAAAAAATATCGATTATTAGTGAATAGTGAGCAAATTAATAAGCTACAAAAAACCTTAGCAAGGCAAAAGGTTAGCGGATTTTTTTAG
- a CDS encoding ACP phosphodiesterase, which translates to MNILAHLHLASLANSSIIGNAAADFVKGDPYRQYSKRIADGIMMHRRLDKLIDNLPAVKQAKLLFRPQTQRVAPITLDIIWDHFLAKNWPNYVTSVSLNEFNLQIKTIVDKDITLFSSDFSQFMSHLWQGQWLVNYANIDFIGRVLNGMANQRPKLVLLRDTFLDFTDNYHQLEQSFITFYPQLIIQATDRQL; encoded by the coding sequence ATGAATATACTCGCCCATCTTCATCTTGCTTCATTGGCTAATAGCTCGATTATTGGCAATGCGGCGGCTGATTTTGTTAAAGGTGATCCTTATCGGCAATACTCAAAACGTATTGCCGATGGCATTATGATGCATCGACGGCTTGATAAATTAATCGATAACTTACCAGCAGTGAAACAAGCTAAGTTACTTTTTCGGCCGCAAACTCAGCGAGTAGCACCAATAACCCTTGATATTATTTGGGATCACTTTTTAGCGAAAAATTGGCCTAACTATGTAACAAGTGTTAGCCTTAACGAGTTTAATTTACAAATAAAAACCATTGTTGATAAAGATATTACGCTTTTTTCGTCGGATTTTTCGCAATTTATGAGCCACCTATGGCAAGGTCAATGGTTGGTAAATTATGCAAATATCGATTTTATTGGGCGGGTATTAAATGGAATGGCTAATCAGCGGCCAAAACTGGTTTTATTGCGTGACACTTTTCTCGACTTTACTGACAATTATCATCAATTAGAGCAATCATTTATCACTTTTTACCCACAGTTAATTATTCAAGCAACTGATCGTCAATTATAG
- a CDS encoding siderophore-interacting protein codes for MNQKVSAHKRSIINGILTVKQSERLSPNLIRIIFNCDKTFEFDPLWIGPHAKLLFPIKGSRDIVFPQANEENKIIWQDGTRERVRTYSIRSYNKADNTIAVDFVVHDSGIATLWAQQAKIGDCIGLIAMGAKNRFDESKQLVLLGDIAAMPAICYILENLPQGQKAIAVIEVRDEQDKLPLTITGSAQLTWIVTAHGQDSQLINQLTKLNLTIDPQNTIFWGGMESSIAQAIRHFLKDNFATLPSDAMHFISYWREGFAEGQFKHHD; via the coding sequence ATGAATCAAAAAGTATCAGCTCATAAACGTTCGATTATTAATGGCATATTAACAGTTAAGCAAAGTGAGCGTTTATCGCCTAATCTTATTCGTATCATTTTTAATTGTGATAAAACGTTTGAATTTGATCCACTCTGGATTGGTCCTCATGCAAAATTACTTTTTCCTATCAAGGGAAGTCGTGATATCGTTTTTCCCCAAGCGAATGAAGAGAATAAAATTATTTGGCAAGACGGTACTCGCGAGCGAGTAAGGACCTATAGTATTCGAAGCTATAATAAAGCTGATAATACTATTGCTGTTGATTTTGTGGTACATGATAGCGGCATCGCAACGTTATGGGCTCAGCAGGCTAAAATAGGCGATTGCATTGGTTTGATTGCAATGGGCGCTAAAAATCGATTTGATGAAAGTAAACAATTAGTATTATTAGGTGACATTGCTGCAATGCCAGCGATTTGCTATATATTAGAGAATTTACCACAAGGGCAAAAAGCAATAGCGGTAATAGAAGTTCGAGATGAGCAAGATAAGTTGCCTTTAACAATAACTGGATCTGCCCAATTGACATGGATTGTTACCGCACACGGTCAAGATAGTCAATTAATTAACCAGTTAACTAAATTAAATCTAACTATCGATCCACAAAATACAATCTTTTGGGGCGGTATGGAATCCTCTATTGCACAGGCAATACGCCATTTTTTAAAAGATAATTTTGCAACGTTACCAAGTGATGCAATGCATTTTATTAGTTATTGGCGGGAAGGCTTTGCTGAAGGGCAATTTAAGCATCATGATTAA
- the ychF gene encoding redox-regulated ATPase YchF: MGFKCGIVGLPNVGKSTLFNALTKAGIEAANFPFCTIEPNTGVVPMPDARLDKLAEIVKPQRILPTTMEFVDIAGLVKGASKGEGLGNQFLSNIRETEAIGHVVRCFENDNIIHVAGKIDPAQDIEIINTELALADLDTCERAILRVQKKAKGGDKDAKYEQEVLEKCLPHLEQGNKLITLKLTKEEAEAIKYLSFLTIKPTMYIANVNEEGFDNNPYLARVIEIANQENAVVVPVCAAIEAEIAELDDEERDEFMQDLGLEEPGLNRVIRAGYSLLNLQTYFTAGVKEVRAWTIPVGSTAPQAAGKIHTDFEKGFIRAQTIAFDDFINFKGEQGAKEAGKMRSEGKDYIVKDGDIMNFLFNV, from the coding sequence ATGGGATTTAAATGTGGAATTGTCGGTTTACCAAATGTGGGCAAATCAACACTTTTTAATGCACTTACCAAAGCAGGAATTGAAGCAGCAAATTTTCCGTTTTGTACAATAGAACCAAATACAGGTGTTGTGCCAATGCCTGATGCTCGTTTAGATAAATTAGCTGAAATCGTTAAACCACAAAGAATATTACCAACGACCATGGAATTTGTTGATATTGCAGGTTTAGTTAAAGGTGCTTCTAAAGGTGAAGGACTTGGTAACCAATTTTTATCAAATATTCGTGAAACAGAAGCAATTGGTCATGTTGTGCGCTGCTTTGAAAATGATAATATCATCCATGTTGCAGGTAAAATTGATCCAGCACAAGACATTGAAATAATTAATACCGAATTAGCATTAGCCGATCTAGATACCTGCGAACGAGCAATTTTACGAGTACAAAAGAAAGCTAAAGGTGGCGATAAAGATGCCAAATATGAGCAAGAAGTACTTGAAAAATGCTTACCTCATTTGGAACAAGGCAATAAACTTATTACATTAAAACTGACCAAAGAAGAAGCTGAAGCAATTAAATACCTTAGCTTTTTAACTATTAAGCCAACAATGTATATTGCAAATGTTAATGAAGAAGGTTTTGATAACAACCCTTATCTTGCCAGAGTAATTGAAATTGCTAATCAAGAAAATGCAGTTGTTGTGCCAGTTTGCGCAGCAATTGAAGCTGAAATTGCAGAGCTTGATGATGAAGAGCGTGATGAGTTTATGCAAGATCTTGGCTTAGAAGAACCAGGCTTAAATCGAGTAATTCGCGCAGGTTATTCATTACTCAATTTACAAACTTATTTTACCGCAGGCGTAAAAGAAGTGAGAGCATGGACAATACCTGTTGGTTCAACCGCACCACAAGCAGCAGGAAAAATTCATACTGATTTTGAAAAAGGCTTTATCCGCGCTCAAACAATTGCTTTTGATGATTTTATTAACTTCAAAGGTGAGCAAGGTGCAAAAGAAGCGGGCAAAATGCGCTCAGAAGGAAAAGATTATATTGTTAAAGATGGCGATATAATGAACTTCTTATTTAATGTTTAA
- the moeA gene encoding molybdopterin molybdotransferase MoeA codes for MSNAPLLSFSEAKNLILQTTSSINYQQIESIKLFDAVNRVTAESVISPMNIPSFDNSAMDGYLIRETDLKNCHSLTIAESIFAGQKQFTHWPEKSCLRIMTGAPVPEGAYAVIMQENVEKKANTISFDATKIKAGQNIRYVGESVRAGCEIFPAGEKLTIAKLTTLATLGLDKITVYKPIKVAIFSTGDELTPIGEQLPSISSIYDSNRFTVHLMLKALGCEVIDFGIIKDDLDLISNTLKQASKEADIVVTSGGVSVGDADYTKMALAEIGEINFWKIAMKPGKPFAFGKINNALFCGLPGNPVSTFVTFYQLVRPLILALYQQDSNSHTLNLKTVSNLKKSVGRLDFQRGYVHANKDGELVVSSTGEQGSHITSSFNQANCFIVLESERGNVTSGELVTVEIFDSFLL; via the coding sequence ATGTCTAATGCCCCTCTTCTATCATTTTCTGAAGCGAAAAATCTCATTTTACAAACGACAAGTTCGATAAATTACCAGCAAATTGAATCAATTAAACTATTTGATGCCGTAAATCGAGTCACTGCCGAATCTGTTATTTCACCAATGAATATTCCGTCCTTTGATAATTCTGCAATGGATGGCTATCTAATAAGAGAAACTGATCTAAAAAATTGTCACTCACTGACCATTGCAGAGAGTATTTTTGCCGGACAAAAACAATTCACTCATTGGCCAGAAAAGAGTTGTTTAAGAATAATGACCGGAGCACCAGTTCCCGAAGGTGCTTATGCCGTTATTATGCAAGAAAACGTAGAAAAGAAAGCTAATACAATTAGCTTTGATGCTACTAAAATAAAAGCCGGCCAAAACATTCGTTATGTTGGTGAAAGTGTCCGAGCTGGTTGCGAAATATTTCCAGCAGGTGAAAAATTAACGATTGCAAAATTAACGACGCTAGCAACGTTAGGTTTAGATAAGATAACGGTATATAAACCGATAAAGGTGGCAATATTCTCGACTGGAGATGAGTTAACCCCTATTGGTGAGCAATTACCATCAATAAGTAGTATTTATGATAGTAATCGTTTTACCGTTCATTTAATGTTAAAAGCATTGGGCTGTGAAGTCATCGATTTTGGTATTATCAAAGATGATTTAGATTTGATCTCAAATACGTTAAAACAAGCATCCAAAGAAGCTGATATTGTGGTAACTAGTGGCGGTGTATCGGTTGGTGATGCAGATTATACTAAAATGGCATTAGCTGAAATTGGTGAAATTAATTTTTGGAAAATCGCCATGAAGCCAGGCAAGCCGTTTGCCTTTGGTAAGATTAATAATGCGCTTTTTTGTGGTTTACCCGGCAATCCAGTATCAACCTTTGTTACTTTTTATCAATTAGTTAGGCCGTTAATTTTAGCGCTATATCAGCAAGATAGTAATAGCCATACTCTAAACCTAAAAACAGTTTCAAACTTAAAAAAATCAGTTGGCCGTTTAGACTTTCAGCGTGGATATGTGCATGCCAATAAAGATGGTGAACTTGTTGTTAGCTCAACAGGCGAACAAGGATCACATATTACCTCATCATTTAATCAGGCAAATTGCTTTATTGTACTAGAGTCTGAGCGAGGTAATGTTACATCAGGTGAATTAGTTACAGTTGAAATATTCGATAGTTTTCTTTTATAA
- a CDS encoding 2-hydroxycarboxylate transporter family protein yields the protein MSILQDIKEKKFYIGSLPLSVFIGCSIIVMVSAWLDILPKSLIGGFAVILPLGWLLGTIGQNLPYLKKFGAPAILALIVPSILVYNNVFDSNTLMAAKMLMKDSNFLLFYIASLVCGSILGMHRVILVNGFIRMMIPMLIGMCLAAVVGVGVAVAFGDTWEHAFFYTVAPVMAGGVGEGVLQLSNAYSNILGLDYDSFVSALIPATVVGNFFAITYTAIINRVGELKPHLSGKGQLVKIEFDGMEEALKEDTSPLDARAMSGAVMILVAMFMLGAILEKITHFPGPVLMIIATAIVKYLRILPASVEKGSQQWYKFISGHFTYPLMAGLGLLYIDLGSVVNVLTIPYFLTVVSVVLTVCLTGFVCAYFFKMYPVEASIISSCQSGMGGTGDVAILSTANRMNLMPFAQVATRLGGALMVIGATALLRYLHS from the coding sequence ATGAGTATTTTACAAGATATAAAAGAAAAAAAATTCTATATTGGTTCTTTACCTTTATCCGTTTTCATTGGCTGTTCAATCATCGTTATGGTTTCTGCTTGGCTTGATATTTTGCCAAAAAGTTTAATTGGTGGATTTGCCGTCATTCTACCCCTAGGTTGGTTGCTCGGTACTATCGGTCAAAATCTACCCTACCTGAAAAAATTTGGTGCCCCTGCAATTTTGGCGCTGATCGTGCCATCAATTTTAGTTTATAACAATGTGTTTGACAGCAACACATTAATGGCTGCTAAAATGTTGATGAAAGACTCTAATTTCTTATTATTTTATATTGCCAGTCTCGTTTGCGGTAGTATATTGGGCATGCACCGAGTTATCTTAGTAAACGGTTTTATCCGTATGATGATCCCAATGTTAATAGGTATGTGCCTTGCTGCGGTAGTTGGTGTTGGCGTCGCTGTTGCATTTGGTGATACTTGGGAACATGCATTTTTCTATACGGTAGCGCCGGTTATGGCAGGTGGTGTTGGTGAGGGTGTGTTACAGCTTTCAAACGCTTATAGTAATATACTTGGCCTTGATTATGATTCGTTTGTCAGTGCTTTGATACCGGCAACCGTTGTAGGTAACTTTTTTGCGATAACTTATACAGCAATAATTAATCGTGTTGGTGAGTTAAAACCCCATTTAAGTGGTAAAGGACAGCTAGTAAAAATTGAATTTGATGGCATGGAAGAGGCATTAAAAGAAGATACTAGCCCTCTTGATGCAAGAGCGATGAGCGGCGCCGTAATGATTTTAGTTGCGATGTTTATGCTTGGTGCAATTCTTGAAAAAATAACTCACTTCCCTGGCCCAGTATTAATGATTATTGCTACTGCGATTGTTAAATATTTACGTATTTTGCCTGCTAGTGTCGAAAAAGGCAGCCAACAGTGGTATAAATTTATTTCAGGTCACTTTACCTATCCATTAATGGCGGGACTTGGTTTACTTTATATTGATTTAGGCAGTGTGGTTAATGTCTTAACCATTCCTTACTTCTTAACCGTTGTATCGGTAGTTTTAACCGTATGTTTAACTGGATTTGTTTGTGCTTATTTTTTCAAAATGTATCCAGTCGAAGCATCAATTATTTCATCATGTCAAAGTGGCATGGGCGGTACGGGTGATGTTGCGATTTTATCAACAGCAAATCGTATGAATCTAATGCCATTTGCACAAGTTGCAACTCGCCTTGGTGGTGCGTTAATGGTTATTGGGGCAACGGCGCTACTGCGTTACCTTCATTCTTAA